In a genomic window of Occallatibacter riparius:
- a CDS encoding outer membrane protein: MTVTVCAHRFAWLAMLALVVCSGAGAAQEPASLSQASPAVKPPVAQSADPANSSSGSAPSDPQPAPKSAMLVSPVPTVKRPDFNRNIYYKNKLEFSLETGWLPNNIPFVFDFIVGSKYNSWPLHYTLVPNIASVRWQLDNIWGWKLFRGNTDFSFSGSYTAIPRGAETRYFAFDYGIRRNFIPSRWRVVPYVEGRGGIGNINAKQPHGVYYSQGQDMTFTLMVGSGARYNFGPRYAVSGGATYMHVSNFYLSEPRYEDFGINVYGAIVGVYMRIGKPKADLIR; the protein is encoded by the coding sequence ATGACAGTCACAGTTTGTGCGCACCGTTTTGCGTGGCTTGCGATGCTGGCACTCGTTGTCTGTTCCGGGGCGGGCGCAGCCCAGGAACCTGCCTCACTATCCCAAGCCAGTCCCGCAGTAAAGCCGCCTGTTGCCCAGTCCGCTGATCCAGCAAACAGCTCAAGTGGCAGCGCGCCAAGCGACCCGCAGCCCGCCCCCAAGAGCGCCATGCTCGTCAGTCCTGTGCCAACTGTCAAACGCCCTGATTTCAATCGCAACATTTACTACAAGAACAAGCTTGAGTTCTCGCTTGAAACCGGATGGCTGCCCAACAATATTCCGTTCGTCTTCGACTTTATAGTGGGCAGTAAATACAACAGTTGGCCGCTGCATTACACACTGGTGCCGAATATAGCCTCTGTGCGTTGGCAACTAGACAATATCTGGGGATGGAAGCTGTTCCGCGGCAATACGGATTTCTCTTTCAGCGGGTCCTATACGGCGATTCCACGGGGAGCGGAGACGCGCTACTTCGCTTTTGACTATGGCATTCGACGGAATTTCATCCCGTCGCGATGGCGCGTGGTTCCTTACGTGGAGGGGCGCGGTGGTATCGGCAATATCAATGCCAAGCAGCCGCACGGGGTCTACTACTCGCAGGGACAGGACATGACCTTCACGCTCATGGTGGGCAGCGGCGCGCGCTACAACTTCGGGCCGCGCTACGCCGTGTCCGGCGGCGCCACCTACATGCACGTCTCGAATTTCTACCTCTCCGAGCCCCGTTATGAGGACTTCGGCATCAACGTCTACGGCGCAATCGTGGGCGTTTACATGCGCATTGGCAAGCCCAAAGCAGACCTCATCCGCTAG
- a CDS encoding ArnT family glycosyltransferase, with protein MTHHFARLRRFHFNLPQRIAAVLLLAFLAQGFWLTAHQTLSDRDYQYARCGREMWEKPSPLAGYYTSCGNIHDGVIAYRAAGLPLTLNLLVERGLDQFRKPEDRVIQSGGQQGPQISTWELRHQMPHVLLLMRLPFLFVGGVLGGALWWVTRRLFGNFGGYTALALYCSSPAILKACVSPEPDILATLGIYAGIYTCIGVAHAMQGPRRKWRPRIVLLTLSFGLAAASHIAALPVVALLGLIAMLWIAEGRRSQILPIVLLACVGAVLLVFACYGFSPDAFSYLFRSAAGFVWFSSEPAKHFFSSLPNAGITIAAAASLVLYLGVRRSRYFGNTAPLLCALVLLLLVTTGVTASPWLWAQPFLLTFVGGIFADAYESPRPRLALTAGGSIVVLQAIVCILSLPGLI; from the coding sequence ATGACGCATCATTTCGCACGGCTTCGCCGCTTCCATTTCAATTTGCCGCAGCGCATTGCCGCTGTCCTGCTGCTCGCGTTTCTGGCGCAGGGCTTTTGGCTGACTGCGCATCAGACTCTCAGCGATCGTGACTACCAGTACGCGCGCTGCGGCCGCGAGATGTGGGAGAAGCCGTCGCCGCTGGCGGGCTACTACACCAGTTGCGGGAACATTCACGATGGCGTAATTGCGTATCGTGCGGCGGGCCTGCCGCTCACGCTCAATCTGCTGGTGGAGCGAGGGCTGGATCAATTTCGCAAGCCGGAAGACCGTGTGATTCAAAGCGGAGGGCAGCAGGGTCCGCAGATTAGTACATGGGAACTGCGGCACCAGATGCCGCACGTACTGCTGCTGATGCGACTGCCGTTCCTGTTTGTGGGCGGCGTGCTGGGCGGTGCGCTGTGGTGGGTGACGCGTCGCCTGTTCGGCAACTTTGGTGGATATACGGCGCTTGCGCTCTACTGCTCTTCGCCCGCGATTCTGAAGGCTTGCGTCTCGCCCGAGCCGGACATTCTGGCCACGCTCGGCATTTACGCCGGCATCTACACCTGCATTGGTGTTGCGCACGCGATGCAGGGTCCGCGACGGAAGTGGCGTCCTCGCATTGTGCTGCTTACGTTGAGCTTCGGGCTGGCGGCGGCGTCGCACATTGCGGCGTTGCCTGTAGTCGCGTTGCTCGGACTCATCGCAATGTTGTGGATCGCAGAAGGGCGGCGTAGCCAGATTCTGCCGATCGTGCTGCTGGCATGTGTTGGAGCAGTGCTTCTGGTGTTTGCCTGCTACGGATTTTCGCCGGACGCGTTCAGTTATCTTTTCCGCTCGGCTGCCGGGTTCGTGTGGTTCTCGAGTGAGCCGGCAAAGCACTTCTTCTCCTCGCTTCCGAATGCGGGAATCACGATCGCCGCCGCGGCGTCCCTGGTTCTTTATCTCGGCGTTCGCCGCTCGCGCTACTTTGGCAACACGGCTCCCTTGCTTTGCGCGCTGGTGCTGTTGCTGCTGGTGACGACCGGCGTGACAGCCTCGCCCTGGCTATGGGCTCAGCCGTTTCTGCTCACGTTCGTCGGCGGCATTTTTGCTGATGCGTATGAGAGCCCGCGGCCCCGGCTAGCGCTGACGGCAGGCGGTTCCATTGTGGTTTTGCAGGCGATTGTATGCATACTGAGCCTGCCGGGGCTCATTTGA